A single region of the Podospora pseudopauciseta strain CBS 411.78 chromosome 1, whole genome shotgun sequence genome encodes:
- a CDS encoding hypothetical protein (EggNog:ENOG503PHDK), with amino-acid sequence MASYNPAYKPLPPPGNFQQGYLSAQQQHQHQQLQHQQLQHHHQQHQQYLQQPQQQQQQQQHQQHQQHSGQNGIERPPSFVGLPPIRRGSSLGLNAERFSGDNNNNNNNNNNSPGNSNGHQQQQQQQLQQYGQQHQQHSGTAQQNPNTSHQGQQHPQQQSIVQSVYRPTQGAPGPQTQAPTQGQQTWQLQGQGQQGPSPGLSRGLAGAAVSSPHGVNGVPPQGPQQYTDGSGRQGPMLPHMLPVNLSQRFQPQSWVPQESHLAEPLHPSSRHRSSPSNASSQHQQQQQQAQHQQQQQPHQQPSPPQQQQQSYYGFDKETGGPVSGGHSSQRPKPQASQPSQQTHPAFRDQQHYNGLPSQRAHPTQPLPALPTIQQSPVIPQESDQENQQQKNNVSSPGSGAPGITVTEDGRIKRNSGVYSGLRDRLATGGPVERRDGDGTPRYQGVGNDVVSDSSDDEGDLPNPIGPFGGRAADNDSMIAHGPGTPMGERVPPPPSQFAPPGRKLTTFFGIGATQPSGPQQPNSMRPDMSRTSTSTNATENQPAGSIGGPPKKRFSALKNVFHRSEGHKHSPSFTIKTSPPQAQAQFQGMNQGPPPASFLQGPPPGPLPGIPQGEVPRTPQGPVQGQFQGQSPGQTQGQAQGQGQHPQGPTPPAGAGPQPGSFNLYSGPERTVTGLRQPGHALPPPGAQNQQSPQQQQGQPQQQAQQQQQGSFAQYDQTRKPNGGMFGFLRNRADSKPKDGPPAVSLPIPPGQPIPFSPGRGGQQQYGMSPALGPDGRPSTAANQQLFQSQFGRGGPGSPGQTLPVSQPSDNGQLDDEFIAHRPPPLPQQSQSQLSFQHGQAENLSTVSRQQEQETTPYLQNAQLHQPTKLLDPTPAGSAFESPVSSKSQPVSQAAVEQGRHLNDSPASFTVQQAVAVRQPPAQSYGQGSRFSPTQNPTRKPLNASEGLNNDQSAPPGSPPAGYQGQGPTQFGVSGPSFQQETRDAGPSQFHPSAGVQLPDQDSRAPSRQSISAVSPTVETPSIHMHPQGLSQGPGAGPRPPSGHSYQSSLQSSQVQQGQAPLQGISTQPTWGSAQSGPQPNRAPFGPGPRPNGNPMIPQFHQKEKEQSTISKLFKGSKATGPSAPKPEKGEKEKGGNLSGFLGAFKKGTKQMEIHSPNALPPMGGQPFLAGQSSQGQKSQPFAPHQVGVQAQPQPQQQPPAGASTQEQRPQQTGPAGQHPYQNQPQFQRQQGTAPTIQPSPPSQQQAPRPGPPPTEPKYERVPIPASYGYVHGEGRVAPGPVGFYVGPTPVGLYGMPQGQMIPAGYPQQWVQPGGMPTQIPPGAVPGQVNSQQVNGAQGASPQPSNSSVPVNARDPSPASQGHVHVQAPSPVPVQPPAPPPASAAPALQQPPVFNSQPSLRERVPSPEAQPTQQTQPPQTAQPAQPPPPVQQPAQSHPASTLTAVPRQIEVSPQSSVRTAAPQAPSPNISPPERQVQPRPEPARFDSRDSDTLPSAQPSPLKRNVSPPQNGSATHQRQFSAGNGLASLPSQQRYMQSKQSPSPPNGSQFLPPRSPDRQAPSTVVPIHIAGASIVSQGSRTVSPPQDSRTVSPEPIIPGPSAPVQHLQSPSRVPDDNIYDATPRNSQFAPQEQPKQQPESQQQQQQRASPPPQPQTPQQQEEQQRQSPVQTRSSPMEAENTIIISEPTETKSAGPSHDTTRPKLELKPPAEPRPRSSSPPAVDHDSDDDLSDVESPIIASATVATLKPASPSNKTTQTGAVARENIAIFERAKKKAEEERIAQERMVMEEKIPVFDDEMMNAGKKKQDEKVQMSATSYPGQEWNPYGEFQEWE; translated from the coding sequence ATGGCATCCTACAATCCGGCTTACAAGCCACTACCTCCTCCGGGAAACTTCCAGCAGGGGTATCTCAgcgcccagcagcaacatcaacatcaacagcttcaacatcagcagctccaacatcatcaccaacagcatcaacaatacctacaacaaccacaacaacagcagcagcagcagcagcatcagcagcatcagcagcattCGGGCCAAAATGGGATAGAGCGGCCTCCGTCTTTTGTTGGTCTACCGCCCATTCGCCGTGGCTCATCGCTTGGCTTGAACGCTGAAAGATTCTCTggtgacaacaacaacaacaacaacaacaacaacaacagtccGGGTAATAGTAACggtcatcagcagcagcagcagcagcagctccaACAGTATGgacagcaacatcaacagcactCCGGCACGGCGCAACAAAACCCCAACACCAGTCATCAGGGACAGCAACATCCACAACAGCAATCGATTGTTCAGTCTGTTTACCGGCCAACCCAAGGTGCGCCTGGTCCGCAAACCCAGGCCCCTACTCAAGGGCAACAAACATGGCAGCtacaaggtcaaggtcaacaaggACCATCCCCGGGCCTGTCCCGCGGGTTAGCGGGAGCTGCCGTCAGTTCTCCACACGGAGTGAACGGAGTGCCCCCGCAGGGCCCACAGCAATATACAGATGGTTCCGGTCGACAGGGACCGATGCTTCCTCATATGCTACCGGTCAACCTTTCCCAGAGGTTTCAACCTCAGAGTTGGGTACCGCAGGAGTCACATCTAGCAGAGCCTCTACATCCCTCGAGCCGCCATCGTTCCTCACCAAGCAATGCCTCAtcacagcaccagcagcaacagcagcaagcacagcaccagcagcagcagcagcctcatcagcagccatcacccccgcagcaacagcagcaatcaTACTACGGATTTGACAAGGAGACCGGCGGCCCTGTTTCTGGAGGGCACTCCTCGCAAAGACCAAAACCACAGGCTTCCCAGCCATCTCAGCAAACACATCCGGCTTTTAGGGATCAGCAGCACTACAACGGGTTACCAAGCCAAAGAGCTCACCCAACGCAACCTCTTCCTGCTCTCCCGACTATTCAACAAAGCCCTGTCATCCCGCAGGAATCCGACCAGGAGAACCAGCAGCAAAAGAATAATGTATCATCGCCAGGCTCCGGCGCTCCTGGGATCACGGTTACTGAAGATGGGCGTATCAAGCGCAACTCGGGCGTGTACTCAGGACTCAGAGACAGATTAGCCACGGGCGGTCCAGTCGAGCGCCGGGATGGTGACGGGACTCCGCGATATCAGGGGGTTGGCAACGACGTCGTCTCTGACTCAAGCGATGACGAGGGCGACTTACCAAACCCAATCGGTCCATTTGGGGGAAGGGCGGCCGACAACGATAGTATGATTGCGCATGGCCCGGGCACGCCCATGGGTGAACGTGTCCCGCCTCCGCCATCGCAGTTTGCGCCACCGGGCCGGAAGCTGACTACTTTCTTCGGCATCGGTGCCACACAACCATCCGGACCTCAGCAGCCGAACTCGATGAGGCCTGACATGTCGAGAACTTCCACGTCGACCAATGCCACGGAAAACCAGCCAGCTGGAAGCATCGGTGGACCGCCGAAGAAGCGCTTCTCTGCTCTTAAGAATGTCTTCCATCGATCAGAGGGCCATAAGCATTCGCCGTCATTCACTATCAAGACATCACCCCCTCAGGCACAGGCCCAGTTTCAGGGCATGAACCAGGGGCCACCTCCGGCGTCGTTCCTCCAGGGGCCACCTCCCGGTCCATTGCCAGGCATCCCTCAAGGGGAGGTTCCAAGGACACCTCAGGGGCCGGTTCAGGGGCAGTTCCAGGGACAGTCACCGGGTCAGACTCAGGGACAGGCCCAAGGACAAGGTCAGCACCCTCAGGGTCCCACCCCTCCGGCGGGAGCTGGCCCGCAGCCCGGTTCTTTCAATCTGTACTCTGGACCTGAGCGAACTGTCACCGGTTTACGGCAGCCAGGTCATGCGCTGCCACCTCCGGGCGCCCAGAATCAGCAGtcaccacaacagcaacaggggcaaccacagcaacaagcccagcaacaacagcagggCAGCTTTGCGCAATACGACCAGACCCGGAAGCCCAATGGTGGCATGTTTGGATTCCTACGCAACCGAGCTGActccaagcccaaggatGGTCCTCCTGCTGTCTCGCTGCCAATCCCCCCGGGGCAACCAATTCCCTTTTCGCCGGGGCGGGGAGGACAACAGCAATATGGCATGAGCCCAGCATTGGGTCCAGATGGACGCCCTTCCACTGCGGCTAACCAGCAACTATTCCAGTCGCAATTCGGGAGAGGAGGTCCGGGATCGCCAGGCCAAACGCTACCTGTCTCTCAGCCCTCTGATAACGGTCAGCTAGATGATGAGTTTATCGCACATCGACCGCCGCCGCTTCCTCAACAAAGCCAGAGTCAGCTGTCGTTTCAGCATGGTCAGGCAGAGAATCTATCTACCGTCAGCCGCcaacaagagcaagaaaCCACGCCTTACTTGCAGAATGCTCAGTTACACCAGCCAACCAAATTGCTCGACCCAACCCCTGCTGGCTCCGCCTTTGAGTCTCCCGTCTCGAGCAAATCGCAACCTGTTTCTCAGGCTGCCGTTGAGCAAGGACGGCATCTGAACGATTCGCCTGCTAGCTTCACTGTTCAGCAAGCTGTTGCAGTTCGCCAGCCTCCAGCTCAGAGCTACGGACAGGGCTCTCGGTTCAGTCCAACCCAAAACCCCACGCGCAAGCCTCTGAACGCCTCGGAGGGGTTGAATAACGATCAATCTGCTCCTCCCGGAAGTCCTCCTGCCGGTTATCAAGGACAGGGCCCGACACAGTTCGGGGTGTCGGGACCTAGCTTCCAGCAAGAAACGCGAGATGCTGGACCATCCCAGTTCCACCCTTCTGCCGGAGTTCAGCTGCCGGATCAAGATAGCAGAGCCCCGTCAAGACAGTCGATCTCTGCTGTTTCGCCAACCGTTGAGACGCCCTCTATCCACATGCATCCTCAGGGACTGAGTCAAGGACCAGGAGCTGGGCCTCGCCCCCCGAGCGGACACTCTTACCAGTCTAGCCTTCAGTCCTCTCAAGTTCAACAAGGTCAGGCACCTCTCCAAGGGATTAGCACTCAGCCCACTTGGGGATCGGCCCAAAGTGGTCCTCAGCCCAACCGCGCACCGTTCGGTCCGGGTCCTCGTCCGAATGGCAACCCTATGATTCCTCAGTTTCAccagaaggaaaaggaacaaaGCACAATTTCGAAACTCTTCAAGGGCAGCAAGGCAACCGGGCCGTCGGCACCGAAGCCAGAAAAgggcgagaaggagaagggtggCAATCTCTCGGGGTTCCTTGGTGCTTTCAAAAAGGGGACGAAGCAGATGGAGATTCATTCACCCAACGCTCTGCCGCCCATGGGTGGCCAACCGTTCTTGGCCGGGCAATCTTCTCAAGGCCAGAAATCCCAGCCTTTCGCGCCTCATCAGGTGGGAGTTCAAGCCCAGCCGcagccacaacaacagcctccAGCTGGTGCGTCCACTCAGGAACAAAGGCCCCAGCAAACTGGTCCTGCTGGTCAGCATCCATACCAAAATCAGCCTCAGTTCCAGAGACAGCAAGGGACTGCGCCAACAATCCAaccatcgccgccatcccAGCAGCAAGCTCCTCGCCCTGGTCCGCCTCCCACCGAGCCAAAGTACGAGAGGGTCCCTATTCCTGCCTCGTATGGGTATGTTCATGGCGAGGGACGTGTTGCTCCTGGGCCTGTTGGGTTCTATGTTGGCCCTACACCTGTCGGGTTGTATGGTATGCCTCAAGGGCAGATGATTCCAGCGGGCTATCCCCAGCAATGGGTACAGCCAGGAGGGATGCCAACTCAAATCCCGCCTGGAGCCGTCCCTGGTCAAGTGAATTCTCAGCAGGTCAATGGAGCTCAAGGTGCTTCACCCCAGCCCTCGAATTCTTCGGTTCCCGTCAACGCTCGTGATCCTTCTCCCGCGTCTCAGGGTCACGTTCATGTCCAAGCACCTTCACCGGTTCCGGTTCAacctccagcacccccacCTGCCAGTGCTGCCCCTGCTCTACAGCAGCCTCCAGTATTCAACAGTCAACCGTCTCTGCGTGAGCGGGTTCCTTCTCCGGAGGCCCAACCCACGCAGCAGACTCAGCCCCCACAAACTGCTCAGCCAGCtcagccacctcctccagtgCAGCAACCAGCGCAGTCACACCCGGCAAGTACTTTGACCGCTGTTCCCCGCCAAATAGAGGTGTCACCTCAATCCTCTGTGCGGACAGCTGCGCCTCAGGCACCGTCGCCTAACATCTCGCCTCCTGAGAGACAAGTGCAACCTCGGCCAGAACCAGCTCGTTTCGACAGCCGGGACAGTGACACTTTGCCCTCTGCGCAGCCAAGTCCCCTCAAGCGGAATGTCAGCCCGCCGCAAAACGGCAGCGCCACTCACCAGCGCCAGTTCTCCGCCGGCAACGGACTTGCTTCTCTCCCCTCGCAGCAGCGGTACATGCAGTCTAAGCAgtcgccctcccctcctaATGGCAGCCAGTTCCTACCGCCAAGGAGCCCGGATCGACAGGCACCAAGCACGGTTGTTCCGATCCATATTGCAGGCGCCAGCATCGTTTCTCAGGGGTCAAGAACTGTCAGTCCGCCTCAGGATTCGAGAACCGTCAGCCCAGAACCAATCATACCAGGCCCTTCTGCTCCGGTTCAGCACCTGCAGTCACCGAGTCGTGTGCCAGATGACAATATTTACGATGCTACGCCGCGCAACTCGCAGTTTGCTCCCCAAGAGCAGCCGAAACAACAACCTGAGtctcagcagcaacagcagcagcgagcctcacctccacctcagCCACAGACaccgcaacaacaagagGAACAGCAACGCCAGTCGCCTGTCCAGACTCGCTCTTCCCCTATGGAGGCCGAAAACACCATAATCATCTCCGAGCCCACCGAAACCAAGTCTGCCGGCCCATCCCACGACACCACTCGTCCCAAACTCGAGCTCAAGCCCCCGGCTGAACCACGGCCCCGTTCCAGCTCTCCCCCGGCCGTCGATCACGACTCCGATGACGACCTGTCCGATGTTGAATCGCCCATCATCGCCTCTGCTACTGTCGCGACACTCAAGCCTGCTTCACCAAGCAACAAGACAACACAAACCGGGGCGGTCGCAAGAGAAAACATTGCTATTTTTGAACgggcaaagaagaaggccgaggaggagaggatcgcgcaggagaggatggtgatggaggagaagattccggtgtttgatgatgagatgatgaatgctgggaagaagaagcaggatgAGAAGGTGCAGATGAGCGCGACGAGTTATCCGGGGCAGGAGTGGAATCCTTATGGGGAGTTCcaggagtgggagtga
- a CDS encoding hypothetical protein (COG:S; EggNog:ENOG503P2WC), protein MAPILPPSSNPTQNNTQDETGLEDDHSRPRPRPRPRPQRSPSELARLRVQNRRREYLSRNPSYFDRPDHELSDPLLHDQLIRRFLTPREREADSKSKGYARVLEGSLLRGEERLAKLSSEKPAGDEIGENGAAGGVSQAGRGRGGKVEAAGTSFTSFSAELLPPPETKEEGEERWRGFLRDRFVRGEDEDFEYDEVDDRDELDELERREREEEWIEGEEPGWADSEGEGEGGGRVGRVLTGETGVQDF, encoded by the exons ATGGCCCCGATATTACCACCATCAAGCAACCCCACTCAGAACAATACCCAAGATGAAACGGGACTAGAAGATGACCACTCTCGACCCCGACCCCGACCCCGGCCCCGACCCCAAAGATCCCCATCCGAGCTCGCCCGCCTCAGAGTCCAAAACCGCCGGCGGGAGTACCTGAGCAGAAACCCGTCCTACTTCGACCGGCCAGACCACGAGCTCTCggaccccctcctccacgaccaGCTGATCCGCcgcttcctcaccccccgGGAGCGGGAAGCAGACTCCAAGTCCAAAGGGTACGCCCGCGTCCTCGAGGGGTCCCTCCTTCGGGGTGAGGAACGGTTGGCAAAGCTCTCCTCGGAGAAACCGGCCGGGGATGAAATCGGCGAGAacggggcggcgg gtggtGTGTCGCAggctgggagagggagggggggcaagGTGGAAGCCGCGGGGACGAGCTTCACCTCCTTCAGCGCCGAGTTGCTACCCCCGCCGGAGAcaaaagaggagggggaggagaggtggagggggtttctAAGGGATCGGTTCGTaaggggtgaggatgaggattttGAGTATGACGAGGTCGATGACAGGGACGAGCTTGACGAGTTGGagcggagggagagggaggaggagtggatcgagggggaggagccggGGTGGGCTGACAgtgagggtgaaggagaaggaggggggagggtggggagggtgctgacgggggagacgggggtgCAGGACTTTTAA
- the SEC2 gene encoding rab guanine nucleotide exchange factor S2 (COG:U; EggNog:ENOG503NZEU): MTADIARSVPSTPQPQRLFSPQEHDDENDLSTIPDPRSRAMSPADPETMTASHHPDLDQEVATLSTKLINAINHQTTLDDNLSATRLELEKAREQVRQLEVQVAEQREMLAGDVWVRRKTVEAEKSHLLARVAEEKRARADMEQQKKKIEQELENLTAALFEEANKMVISAKEEARREQEVLQRKNDQLKSQLADTEAILRSQQEQLVQLKNVMEQMTAANEEQAPPTCPSSPTFSKFEDCDGPSVTMNHPHHTHSQSLPAALSPSYPTSFTQLLHPVLRTDLAAFRDFKDLVQTSKRLSSQRTPSNASNSGLVSLGLGLGSVASHVTAGNLSSTSLATNATAGSPATSPQTPNTPASTVSTTSSAAAPVLPHLKETKFYKRVLTEDIEPTLRLDSAPGLSWLARRSVLTAMTEGTLVVEPAPSTTTGRFGRIMRPELIPCSLCGEQRTEEQYLRTHRFRTSESDSAQNAYPLCKYCLGRVRSTCDFLGFLRIVKDGHWRAEDEDAERAAWEESVRLRDQMFWSRIGGGVVPGGHVHRGVSSVAPSIRGERSPRPSHEISEKFADVPEVPGPVDAAKELPKTPEQRPADETLPVPQAPPALDKVEEVDDDKTPPAVVEDDSKTPLAAIKDEKPPPAVEESQIPPPALDEPVQSLKPQPSVQQVEVKPLSLTIP; this comes from the coding sequence ATGACTGCCGACATTGCCCGTTCTGTTCCCTCTACGCCCCAGCCGCAGCGACTCTTCTCACCCCAAGAACATGATGACGAGAACGACTTGAGCACCATCCCCGACCCTAGGAGCAGGGCGATGAGCCCTGCAGACCCCGAAACCATGACCGCCTCCCACCATCCTGATCTCGACCAGGAGGTCGCAACTTTGAGCACCAAGCtcatcaacgccatcaaccaccagaCGACTTTGGACGATAATCTCTCTGCGACGAGGTTGGAATTGGAAAAGGCCCGCGAGCAGGTTCGGCAGTTGGAAGTCCAGGTGGCCGAGCAGAGGGAGATGCTGGCAGGGGACGTTTGGGTTCGAAGGAAAACCGTCGAGGCCGAAAAGAGCCATCTTCTGGCGCgtgtggcggaggagaagcggGCGCGTGCCGACATGGAAcagcagaaaaagaagattGAGCAGGAACTGGAGAACTTGACGGCTGCTCTCTTTGAAGAGGCTAACAAGATGGTTATCTCGGCCAAAGAGGAGGCTCGAAGAGAACAGGAAGTCCTTCAGCGCAAGAATGATCAGCTGAAATCCCAGCTTGCCGACACGGAAGCCATTCTTAGGTCGCAACAGGAACAGCTGGTCCAGCTGAAGAACGTTATGGAGCAGATGACGGCAGCGAATGAGGAGCAGGCTCCCCCTACCTGCCCATCGTCACCGACCTTCAGCAAATTCGAGGACTGCGATGGTCCCTCCGTTACCATGAACCACCCGCACCACACCCATAGTCAGAGTCTCCCGGCTGCGCTTTCGCCGTCATACCCAACCAGCTTCACGCAGCTGCTACACCCGGTCCTTCGCACAGACTTGGCGGCATTCCGGGATTTCAAGGATCTTGTCCAAACATCGAAGCGGCTCTCGTCCCAGCGCACTCCTTCGAATGCTTCAAATTCTGGATTGGTCTCACTTGGGCTCGGTCTCGGGTCTGTGGCGTCCCATGTCACGGCGGGCAACCTGTCCAGTACATCTCTTGCGACCAATGCCACCGCCGGCTCGCCGGCGACCTCGCCGCAGACGCCAAATACCCCCGCTTCCACCGTGAGCACAACCTCTTCTGCCGCCGCGCCTGTCCTGCCCCATTTGAAGGAGACCAAGTTCTACAAGAGGGTCTTGACGGAGGATATCGAGCCGACCCTTCGGTTGGACAGTGCGCCTGGCCTTTCTTGGCTCGCTCGCCGGAGCGTATTGACTGCCATGACGGAAGGAACGTTGGTTGTTGAGCCCGCGCCGTCCACGACCACTGGCAGATTTGGCAGAATCATGAGACCTGAATTGATCCCATGCTCTCTATGCGGCGAGCAGAGGACTGAAGAGCAGTATCTTCGGACACATCGTTTCCGCACCAGCGAGTCCGACTCGGCACAAAACGCATATCCCCTTTGCAAATACTGTCTTGGTCGGGTTCGGTCTACTTGCGATTTCCTCGGGTTTTTGCGTATTGTGAAGGACGGCCATTGGCgtgccgaggacgaggatgctGAACGGGCCGCTTGGGAGGAGAGCGTTCGGTTGAGAGATCAGATGTTCTGGAGCCGCATCGGAGGTGGCGTCGTGCCTGGAGGGCATGTTCATCGAGGAGTCTCCAGTGTTGCGCCTAGCATCCGCGGCGAGCGAAGCCCCAGGCCGAGCCACGAAATCTCGGAGAAGTTTGCAGATGTACCCGAGGTTCCCGGACCTGTCGACGCGGCCAAAGAGCTGCCCAAAACGCCTGAGCAGCGTCCCGCAGACGAGACGCTGCCTGTTCCTCAAGCGCCACCTGCGCTTGACaaagtggaggaggttgacgaCGACAAGACACCACCTGccgtcgtcgaggatgactCCAAAACACCCCTGGCGGCGATCAAGGACgaaaaaccaccacccgcagTGGAAGAGTCTCAGATCCCGCCACCAGCCCTTGATGAGCCTGTCCAGTCCCTCAAGCCGCAACCATCTGTCCAACAAGTCGAGGTTAAGCCTCTGTCTTTGACGATACCCTGA
- a CDS encoding hypothetical protein (EggNog:ENOG503Q4UF; COG:U), producing MQSMQRQFGKLLNKGPGDNAKVSVLLKDYEDADKVLATLIENARAWRDSWDALINSQHNMVVEFEGLYDPIVGATDGHGREAAPTPQLQLERTLRLKETYGDLKTELLQEIVAIEERILRPATDARSYITPIRKTIKKRENKRLDYEKVQDKTLKLQRKPGRNAKEDASLAKYQDELSRVADEFNIADEHLRQTLPPIVEATFSIVPPLLAALVLIQNRLLGLYYTTLHNYCEDSNFPSPAPPMEDVIAVWNAACSPIQSQIEHISFIRHKGGYTQPPPSNGYRRTPSGLIPSTNSSSNSLQPRPMRIPSSHALKPPSPSPSPAKTPPSSFSSRRPEWANPTEFTTASHLGGANIDRSKPARERSVSPNPAVGSIMVNGGLVVKKRPPPPPPPKKPALVQEQWVVALYPFAGQGQGDLSFDEGERIKVVTKTQTDQDWWVGELRGVRGSFPANYCRPA from the exons ATGCAGTCAATGCAAAGACAGTTTGGCAAGCTCTTGAACAAGGGCCCCGGAGACAATGCCAAAGTGTCTGTTCTCCTGAAGGATTATGAGGATGCAGACAAGGTTCTTGCTACG CTGATTGAGAATGCTCGTGCATGGAGAGACTCGTGGGATGCCCTGATCAACTCGCAACACAACATGGTGGTTGAGTTCGAGGGCCTGTATGATCCCATTGTAGGAGCCACGGATGGCCATGGCCGTGAGGCAGCACCGACCCCTCAGTTACAGCTAGAACGCACTCTCCGTTTGAAGGAAACGTATGGCGACCTCAAGACAGAACTGTTGCAAGAGATTGTGGCCATTGAGGAACGGATTCTGAGGCCGGCAACGGATGCTCGGTCCTACATCACCCCCATTCGCAAGACGATCAAGAAGCGCGAGAACAAAAGACTGGACTACGAAAAGGTCCAGGACAAGACGCTGAAGCTCCAACGAAAACCCGGACGCAACGCCAAGGAAGATGCATCTCTTGCAAAGTATCAGGATGAGCTATCTCGTGTGGCTGAT GAGTTCAACATTGCAGATGAGCACCTCCGCCAAACGCTGCCCCCTATTGTCGAGGCGACCTTCAGCATcgtccctcccctcctcgctGCTCTGGTCCTCATCCAGAACAGGCTTCTGGGCCTCTAttacaccaccctccacaacTACTGCGAGGACTCCAACTTCCCCTCGCCGGCACCCCCAATGGAAGACGTGATTGCAGTCTGGAACGCCGCCTGCAGCCCCATCCAATCCCAAATCGAACACATCAGCTTCATCCGCCACAAAGGCGGCTacacccaacctccaccttcaAACGGCTACAGGCGCACGCCTTCTGGCCTCATccccagcaccaacagcagcagcaacagcctccaaccccgccccaTGCGGATCCCATCATCTCACGCCCTCaaaccaccctctccctccccatccccggcAAAAACACCCCCTTCGTCTTTCAGCTCCCGCCGGCCGGAGTGGGCCAACCCGACAGAATTCACCACGGCGTCTCACCTCGGCGGAGCGAATATCGATCGTTCAAAGCCGGCCCGTGAGCGGTCTGTTTCGCCAAATCCAGCGGTGGGAAGTATTATGGTCAacggggggttggtggtgaagaaacggcctcctcctccaccgccgccgaagaAGCCCGCGTTGGTGCAGGAGCAGTGGGTTGTGGCGCTGTACCCGTTTGCTGGGCAGGGGCAGGGAGATCTGAGCTTTGACGAAGGGGAGCGGATCAAGGTGGTGACCAAGACGCAGACGGACCAAGAttggtgggtgggggagttgaggggggttaggGGGAGCTTTCCGGCGAATTATTGTCGGCCTGCTTGA